The proteins below are encoded in one region of Sulfitobacter sp. SK012:
- a CDS encoding helix-turn-helix domain-containing protein, protein MAFDAKLLRTKLKEAGKTQAALAKEVNTDKRTMSRWVSGENPPSDKNLTALANALGCTPEEFDPIFTGEGEVAIYARVSIAAHNAYELMELRYGVSQKDIMELAPVLFSIVAGHALRVPSEDDAQAARLGLIDARQGSPEAQDAWGIDDRASRNKKCFGLKGEYSRNLFYVAIQRLCHDIQENVNAEHLAKPAPGKAPSAVGFIPDLDGLVELTGGDNELAEALIKGHVRLSKCLEDHRASEDQGAESFIRVLRKELARVDDQYNKEVSKNRDAGLVKLKAWRAFYANRYPDLAQEYDQIAEKHCYKEGWYPSYYDEELQKLCWIEPYLEDRHINKETLPEYQAKKIESPKKLHLPMTDPIYQRFHQLEAHRRKAKAGFEEGGQ, encoded by the coding sequence ATGGCATTCGATGCAAAGCTCCTCCGAACGAAACTCAAGGAAGCAGGTAAGACCCAAGCGGCCCTTGCCAAAGAGGTTAATACAGACAAACGCACCATGAGCCGATGGGTCAGCGGTGAGAATCCACCCTCGGATAAAAATCTAACGGCGCTTGCGAACGCGTTGGGTTGCACGCCGGAAGAATTCGACCCAATCTTTACAGGCGAGGGTGAGGTCGCCATTTATGCTCGCGTGTCCATCGCGGCGCACAATGCCTATGAACTGATGGAACTCCGTTACGGTGTTTCCCAGAAGGACATCATGGAGTTGGCCCCGGTCTTGTTCTCGATCGTCGCGGGCCATGCCCTGCGGGTCCCCAGTGAGGATGACGCGCAAGCCGCACGTCTTGGTCTGATTGACGCGAGACAAGGAAGTCCAGAAGCTCAAGACGCTTGGGGGATTGATGACCGAGCCAGCCGGAACAAAAAGTGTTTCGGTTTGAAAGGAGAGTATTCTCGCAATCTCTTTTATGTGGCGATCCAGCGGTTATGCCACGACATCCAAGAAAACGTGAACGCAGAGCACCTTGCAAAGCCCGCCCCAGGAAAGGCGCCATCAGCCGTAGGCTTCATTCCTGACTTGGACGGGCTCGTCGAGCTGACTGGCGGGGACAACGAGCTTGCAGAAGCTCTAATCAAAGGTCACGTCCGTCTTTCGAAATGCCTCGAAGATCACAGAGCCAGTGAGGACCAAGGCGCCGAATCCTTTATTCGCGTGCTGCGCAAAGAGTTGGCGAGAGTTGATGATCAATACAACAAAGAGGTTTCGAAAAATCGCGATGCAGGCCTTGTGAAGCTCAAGGCTTGGCGCGCCTTTTATGCGAACCGCTATCCCGATCTCGCACAGGAATATGACCAGATCGCCGAGAAACACTGTTATAAGGAAGGCTGGTATCCGTCATATTATGACGAGGAGCTTCAAAAGCTTTGCTGGATAGAACCTTATTTGGAGGACCGGCATATCAACAAAGAAACGCTGCCCGAGTATCAGGCAAAGAAGATTGAATCTCCGAAGAAGCTTCACCTTCCGATGACCGACCCGATCTATCAGCGATTTCACCAATTGGAGGCCCATCGCCGGAAGGCTAAAGCAGGGTTCGAGGAGGGCGGGCAATGA
- a CDS encoding DUF262 domain-containing protein — MKKAKDLFEALATSPLEMAMLEEGRVGFAIPEYQRQYDWAEANIVRLYYDALNGFARTSESGDANAFTFLGTLILVKEENKEEDFGGLSFAVVDGQQRLTTLSLFACAISEALRRQLERTDFPSSVDATLKKWLEEELSERLYALYECAVGSQRISPKNTFPFPRIVRQEDSRGRSKPTSDYKSAIARFLDGFAEYVDSEKTEYVPPSLGSGTDAEKLAGNYQLIRRLIGNLNDADWYEDTECEQFDISWIQRAQCRTLFDRFFDFIKNDSDRNRALDTILKHQELHCLTRTLLFASYFCNCIVLTRVTTHDESAAFDIFDALNTTGEPLTALETLKPRVINYEKKQHGYAGTPSESAFATIDGNLDQRFSDTAKKQAETKDLIVTFALYLEGRKLSKDLAAQRNFLRQSYDNAAKNSPSSARQFVQALADATQFRRYYWESGGVEELGRFHRSETVDEVQLLSSFIADMKTSLALPILSRYWTDDLKHSGEDRFVEVLRAVAAFLVLRRAATGGTAGIDSDFRAIMAPKFGRGSSRKFGLCAGVDHTNDLLSPDELKEAFKALLTHKLKTLTKESWVGMAAANPLYQQSRELVRFMILTAAHQAIPSETTPGIWKTDGVKASVHTNNFCNYATWHGNHYATVEHIAPETVPKHGWDNGLYKDSILRHTLGNLVLLPAKENSAIGSDSWEKKKKFYLALTESSVADQDRRIEEAKAAGISFSQNTAKLLQEGTRLSLLDPLRNVELWNEDVVSARGRNTAELCWEHVWPWLNK; from the coding sequence ATGAAAAAAGCGAAAGACCTGTTTGAAGCACTAGCAACCAGCCCTCTTGAGATGGCAATGCTTGAGGAAGGGCGTGTCGGTTTTGCGATCCCGGAGTATCAGCGCCAGTATGATTGGGCCGAAGCCAACATCGTAAGGCTCTATTACGATGCGCTAAATGGCTTTGCCCGTACGTCGGAAAGCGGCGATGCCAACGCCTTTACGTTTCTTGGCACGCTGATCCTCGTTAAAGAGGAGAACAAGGAAGAGGATTTTGGCGGCCTTTCCTTTGCCGTCGTAGACGGGCAGCAGCGCTTGACTACCTTGTCATTGTTTGCCTGCGCTATCAGCGAAGCATTGCGCCGCCAACTTGAACGGACAGACTTTCCATCCTCCGTTGACGCCACTCTGAAGAAATGGCTCGAAGAGGAATTGAGCGAACGACTCTATGCGCTCTATGAGTGTGCTGTCGGATCGCAACGCATTTCGCCGAAGAACACCTTCCCGTTCCCCCGAATAGTCCGGCAGGAGGATTCGCGCGGACGAAGCAAGCCCACGTCGGATTATAAGTCCGCCATAGCACGATTTCTTGACGGATTTGCCGAATATGTTGACAGTGAAAAAACTGAATATGTTCCTCCGTCGCTCGGAAGCGGTACCGATGCCGAGAAACTTGCGGGCAACTACCAGCTCATCCGCCGTCTTATTGGCAATCTAAACGATGCGGATTGGTACGAGGATACCGAATGTGAGCAGTTCGACATATCATGGATACAGCGGGCGCAGTGCCGTACTCTATTCGATAGATTTTTTGACTTCATAAAGAATGACAGCGACCGAAACCGGGCGCTCGATACGATCCTCAAGCATCAAGAACTTCATTGCCTGACGCGGACGCTCCTGTTCGCATCCTACTTTTGCAATTGCATTGTGCTTACACGCGTAACAACACACGACGAATCTGCGGCCTTCGATATTTTTGATGCTCTCAATACGACCGGCGAGCCTCTCACAGCACTCGAAACCCTAAAGCCCCGTGTCATAAACTATGAAAAAAAACAGCATGGCTATGCCGGAACACCTTCAGAAAGTGCGTTTGCCACGATAGATGGCAATCTGGATCAACGCTTTTCGGATACGGCAAAGAAACAAGCCGAGACCAAGGACTTGATCGTTACCTTCGCGCTTTATCTCGAAGGCAGAAAACTCTCGAAAGACCTTGCAGCACAGCGTAACTTCTTGCGCCAGAGTTACGACAATGCTGCAAAGAACAGCCCGAGCTCCGCGCGCCAATTCGTGCAGGCGCTTGCGGACGCCACGCAGTTCCGACGCTACTACTGGGAGAGCGGCGGCGTCGAGGAACTCGGCAGGTTTCACCGGAGCGAAACGGTGGACGAGGTGCAGCTCCTCTCCTCATTCATTGCTGATATGAAGACCAGCCTCGCGCTTCCCATACTCTCGCGGTACTGGACGGATGATCTGAAACATAGCGGCGAAGATCGCTTCGTTGAGGTTCTCAGGGCTGTAGCCGCATTCCTTGTGCTACGGCGCGCGGCGACCGGCGGCACGGCAGGGATCGATAGTGATTTCAGGGCTATAATGGCCCCCAAATTCGGCCGCGGATCAAGCCGCAAATTCGGCCTCTGTGCGGGCGTCGACCATACGAACGACCTTCTCTCACCAGACGAACTCAAAGAGGCCTTCAAGGCCCTTCTGACGCACAAACTGAAGACGCTTACGAAGGAGAGCTGGGTAGGGATGGCGGCGGCAAACCCGCTTTACCAACAATCCCGGGAACTCGTCAGGTTCATGATTCTGACGGCAGCGCATCAGGCCATTCCGTCGGAGACCACACCCGGCATCTGGAAAACGGACGGCGTAAAGGCGAGCGTCCATACTAACAACTTCTGCAACTACGCAACCTGGCATGGCAATCACTACGCCACCGTCGAGCACATCGCTCCGGAAACAGTCCCGAAGCATGGGTGGGACAACGGCCTCTATAAAGATAGCATTCTAAGACACACTCTTGGCAACCTCGTGCTACTGCCAGCAAAAGAGAACTCTGCAATCGGAAGCGACAGCTGGGAGAAGAAGAAGAAGTTCTATCTTGCGCTGACTGAATCATCGGTGGCTGATCAGGATAGGCGTATTGAAGAGGCAAAGGCGGCAGGGATCAGCTTCTCGCAGAACACGGCCAAACTCCTACAAGAAGGCACGCGGCTTTCCCTTCTTGATCCGCTCCGCAACGTCGAATTATGGAATGAAGATGTTGTCTCGGCCCGCGGCAGGAATACTGCCGAACTATGTTGGGAGCATGTCTGGCCTTGGCTCAACAAATAG
- a CDS encoding exonuclease domain-containing protein: MFAFYDLETTGTSPAFDQPLQFAAILTDNDLNEAERVDIRCRLAPHILPAPWALAVTGISPDQLVDPDLPSWFEFSHQISDLIKRWAPATWAGYNTLAFDEEFLRQSFYQNLHPNLYQTQFANNDRLDLMKVIYAVRDREPDALKWPLDDLGRESFKLDRLAPENGFANHDAHDALGDVEATIHIASVIRKHAPAVWDQCLLNRDKHEVDRLLQSGHPVCLIERFGAAQPRSYFGVFAGTNPQNNNSVAFLDLDLCDASIIDANDQDLAKAVAASPKLIRTIAINKAPNVFPVANPRSAHGSLAQLVSAHPEFHQRVGQALANRYADKEPAQHVEQLIYDRFYNAGDKRVLEDFEVADWRDRAQIVAQLDDLRLKQLGMRLIFSNAPEFAPKKYRSAASAAIRDRWLTKEPSTPWTTKAIVEKQLHEIVCGEVLNMDQICALQDFYHARISEIDI, translated from the coding sequence ATGTTCGCATTTTACGACCTTGAAACCACGGGGACATCACCCGCTTTCGACCAGCCCCTACAGTTTGCGGCGATCTTGACAGACAACGACCTGAACGAGGCCGAGCGCGTGGATATTCGCTGCAGACTGGCACCGCACATTCTTCCGGCACCATGGGCGCTTGCTGTGACAGGGATCTCGCCAGATCAGTTGGTGGACCCTGACCTTCCATCATGGTTCGAGTTTTCACATCAGATAAGCGACCTGATCAAACGCTGGGCTCCAGCGACATGGGCCGGTTACAACACACTTGCATTTGACGAAGAGTTTCTCAGGCAATCGTTCTATCAAAATCTTCATCCCAATTTATATCAAACCCAGTTTGCCAACAATGACCGCCTCGATCTCATGAAGGTGATCTACGCAGTAAGGGATCGCGAGCCAGACGCCCTCAAATGGCCACTTGATGATCTTGGGCGCGAAAGCTTTAAACTTGATCGCCTCGCTCCCGAAAACGGGTTTGCAAATCATGACGCCCACGATGCCCTCGGCGACGTAGAGGCGACGATCCATATCGCATCAGTCATTCGCAAGCATGCTCCTGCCGTCTGGGATCAATGCTTGTTGAACCGCGACAAGCACGAGGTTGACCGATTGCTACAAAGTGGGCATCCAGTATGCCTGATCGAACGATTTGGCGCGGCACAGCCACGATCCTATTTTGGTGTTTTCGCAGGCACAAACCCGCAGAACAATAACTCCGTTGCATTTCTCGATCTGGACCTTTGCGATGCTTCTATCATCGATGCCAACGATCAAGATCTTGCCAAAGCGGTTGCTGCATCACCCAAGCTGATACGAACGATTGCGATAAACAAAGCCCCGAACGTCTTTCCTGTAGCCAACCCCCGCTCCGCGCATGGCTCGCTTGCCCAGCTAGTTTCTGCGCATCCTGAATTTCATCAACGTGTGGGACAGGCTTTGGCAAATCGCTATGCGGACAAAGAGCCAGCCCAACACGTCGAACAGTTAATCTATGACAGATTCTACAACGCCGGTGACAAACGGGTCCTTGAAGATTTCGAGGTTGCCGACTGGCGTGACCGCGCTCAAATCGTCGCTCAACTAGACGACCTCCGCCTCAAGCAACTGGGTATGCGGCTTATCTTCTCCAACGCCCCGGAGTTCGCACCCAAGAAATACCGATCAGCAGCAAGCGCTGCGATCCGCGACCGCTGGCTGACCAAGGAGCCATCCACGCCATGGACGACAAAGGCCATTGTAGAAAAACAACTCCACGAGATCGTGTGTGGTGAAGTGCTAAACATGGATCAGATTTGTGCACTTCAAGATTTCTACCACGCAAGGATCTCAGAAATTGACATATGA
- a CDS encoding DNA phosphorothioation-associated putative methyltransferase, whose translation MQDKRSPKNAVGKKVGQAIYVHRGAVDYLQTSAKDKLSVALQRVPEDFQWSVLKISGQDDQTFSFLDYQEFSAVAFPELRASLLVHLAEEGAKLRKYSDANPPILHRKELLLAPDHPLRDEFAKLTQSLESNGLFKNMANKGTRRIWMETLAEAGLTVEGPNVVLSSSRSDELLEAKTDDISTSENKKIERHKTAITRAALSAPMYLLFTSGLIRHDSTVLDYGCGQGDDIRALESDGYAVEGWDPHYRSDPSSLKKSQVTNLGFVLNVIEDPEERAEALKRAFSLTEVCLAVSVMLYGKADLSGARPYRDGYLTSRKTFQKYYTQSELREFISSVLDVEPLAVGQGIFLVFRDELEEQRYLLRRQIGFKAREYRAVPKPSTPQKSIPNKSSEKLSQTTIRDLAAEIRAFGRQPDLSELPKSLATKLSHSKQGLQYAASQAIADIGHEELEEIVATRTEDLSLHFAMHAFSQRKSYGSFPPELRRDIRAFFGSHKRAQESGQELLYSIGNQDLLLEDAAAAATARIGHLEHGKFQFSANRLQDLSVRLRGYVALAERLAGDLSETTLLRIHINSRKLTALTYADFETSFLPRLMTRVKVEFDTFDVSIIDHSANNDVRLLYLKSRYMTDADPRRAAQKAFDQEVLDLNTLNFNNEGPSFREFAQTLLKAGVKIPS comes from the coding sequence TTGCAAGACAAAAGATCTCCCAAAAATGCGGTTGGAAAAAAGGTGGGCCAAGCAATCTACGTGCACCGGGGCGCGGTTGATTACCTTCAGACGAGCGCAAAGGATAAGCTGAGCGTTGCACTGCAAAGGGTTCCGGAAGACTTCCAATGGTCGGTGTTAAAGATCTCGGGGCAAGACGATCAGACCTTCTCATTTTTGGACTACCAAGAATTCAGCGCCGTGGCTTTTCCAGAGCTGCGGGCAAGCCTACTCGTCCACCTCGCAGAAGAAGGCGCAAAACTGAGAAAATACTCTGACGCAAATCCACCCATTCTCCACAGAAAAGAGCTACTCCTCGCCCCGGATCATCCGCTGAGAGATGAGTTTGCCAAGCTGACGCAGTCCTTAGAGAGCAATGGGCTGTTTAAGAATATGGCAAACAAGGGAACGCGGCGGATTTGGATGGAGACACTTGCTGAAGCCGGACTGACAGTCGAAGGTCCAAACGTGGTGCTTAGTAGCTCAAGGTCAGACGAGCTTCTCGAGGCTAAAACTGATGACATAAGCACCTCAGAAAACAAGAAGATTGAGCGACACAAGACAGCGATCACACGCGCTGCACTCTCTGCGCCAATGTACCTGCTGTTTACTAGTGGGCTTATCCGTCACGATAGCACCGTATTGGACTACGGATGTGGCCAAGGCGATGACATCCGAGCCCTGGAGTCCGATGGGTATGCTGTCGAAGGGTGGGATCCACATTATCGATCAGATCCTAGCTCTCTGAAAAAGAGCCAAGTCACCAATCTCGGGTTTGTACTGAACGTTATCGAAGACCCTGAAGAGCGGGCCGAGGCGCTGAAACGCGCATTCAGCTTGACGGAGGTCTGCCTAGCCGTTTCCGTCATGCTGTACGGCAAAGCTGATCTAAGTGGCGCGCGGCCTTACCGCGACGGATACTTGACGTCCCGAAAGACGTTCCAAAAATATTATACACAGTCCGAACTTAGAGAATTCATCAGCAGTGTTTTAGATGTCGAGCCCTTAGCTGTCGGCCAAGGCATATTTTTGGTCTTTCGGGATGAGTTAGAAGAGCAAAGATATTTGCTAAGGCGTCAAATTGGCTTCAAGGCGCGTGAGTACCGCGCCGTTCCAAAACCAAGTACACCTCAAAAAAGCATCCCAAATAAATCCTCTGAAAAGCTCAGCCAAACAACCATCCGAGACCTTGCTGCTGAGATCAGGGCCTTTGGCCGCCAGCCCGACCTCTCAGAGCTTCCCAAAAGCCTTGCGACAAAGCTTTCGCATTCAAAACAAGGCCTTCAGTATGCGGCAAGTCAAGCAATTGCTGACATAGGTCATGAAGAACTTGAAGAAATCGTTGCCACTAGAACTGAAGATCTAAGCCTCCACTTCGCAATGCACGCATTTTCACAAAGAAAATCGTATGGCTCATTTCCTCCGGAACTGAGGCGCGACATTCGGGCTTTCTTCGGCAGCCACAAGCGAGCGCAGGAATCTGGACAAGAGCTTCTCTATTCCATCGGCAATCAAGACCTGCTCTTAGAAGATGCCGCAGCTGCAGCCACTGCCAGGATCGGACATTTAGAACACGGCAAATTCCAATTTTCCGCTAACAGACTCCAGGACCTGTCCGTCAGGCTTCGAGGGTATGTTGCGCTCGCGGAACGACTGGCTGGTGATCTGTCCGAAACAACTCTGCTAAGAATACACATAAACAGCCGTAAGCTAACTGCCCTGACATATGCCGATTTTGAGACATCATTTCTCCCACGTTTGATGACTCGGGTGAAAGTCGAGTTCGACACTTTTGATGTTTCCATCATCGACCATTCTGCAAACAATGACGTTCGGCTTCTTTATCTAAAATCTCGCTACATGACAGATGCTGATCCTCGACGAGCGGCACAGAAAGCGTTTGATCAGGAAGTCTTGGATCTGAACACTCTTAATTTCAACAATGAAGGACCGAGTTTCCGGGAGTTTGCTCAGACCCTCCTCAAGGCTGGCGTAAAGATTCCTAGCTAG
- a CDS encoding cysteine desulfurase family protein, which yields MTVYLDHQASTPILPTVRAAMQPFWADFHGNPHSSEHSTGWTANKATESSRTKVANYIGADPDEIIFTSGATEANNLAIKGLCIPKQRQSQRKTILVSATEHKCVLESAAYVAQTTGCSVLEIPVNGKGHVDLDKLRDMLSEDVLLVSVALVNNEIGTVQDLASISALCRDAGAILHSDFAQAPSAVDLMDYANLADMVSLSGHKFGGPMGVGALFVSRELKDHIEPLFHGGGQEGGMRSGTLPLPLCVGIGAAAEFHASEAGAAMRARVARLRDLFVNKLQSSRDHIRLNGEKLASRHPGNANLRFEGHDADEMLQRLQPIVSASTGSACSSGITEPSYVLSAIGLTSDEAQASIRFSFGHTNTSDEALTAAEAIIAVL from the coding sequence TTGACCGTATACCTTGATCATCAAGCGAGCACCCCGATCCTGCCCACAGTTCGGGCCGCAATGCAGCCGTTTTGGGCTGACTTCCATGGCAACCCACACTCATCCGAACATTCCACAGGGTGGACTGCAAACAAGGCTACTGAGTCATCGAGGACCAAAGTGGCCAACTATATTGGAGCCGATCCGGATGAGATCATCTTCACATCCGGCGCTACAGAGGCGAATAATCTTGCGATAAAGGGCCTGTGCATTCCGAAGCAACGGCAAAGTCAACGCAAGACAATCCTAGTTTCGGCGACGGAACATAAGTGCGTATTGGAAAGTGCCGCCTATGTTGCTCAGACAACAGGATGCTCGGTTTTAGAGATTCCGGTCAACGGGAAAGGCCACGTCGACCTCGATAAACTGCGAGACATGCTAAGCGAGGATGTCTTGTTAGTAAGCGTAGCATTAGTCAACAATGAGATCGGAACCGTCCAAGATCTTGCCTCAATATCAGCACTTTGCCGTGATGCGGGCGCAATCCTCCACTCTGATTTCGCGCAGGCACCAAGCGCAGTCGACCTTATGGACTATGCGAATTTGGCCGATATGGTCAGTCTATCGGGGCATAAATTTGGTGGGCCCATGGGTGTTGGCGCGCTCTTTGTGAGTCGTGAATTGAAGGACCACATTGAGCCTTTGTTTCACGGAGGCGGGCAAGAGGGTGGGATGCGGTCCGGTACGTTGCCCCTCCCTTTGTGTGTTGGTATTGGCGCAGCGGCGGAGTTCCATGCCTCGGAGGCCGGAGCTGCCATGAGAGCGCGTGTAGCAAGACTACGAGATCTTTTCGTAAATAAACTGCAATCGAGCCGTGACCATATAAGATTAAATGGCGAAAAGCTCGCCTCCCGTCATCCTGGCAATGCGAATCTAAGGTTCGAAGGACACGATGCCGATGAAATGCTCCAACGATTACAGCCTATCGTTTCAGCTTCGACGGGTTCTGCCTGCTCTTCGGGAATTACGGAACCAAGCTACGTCCTCAGCGCAATCGGTCTTACATCGGATGAAGCGCAAGCCTCCATTCGTTTTAGCTTTGGGCACACCAACACATCGGATGAAGCTCTAACAGCCGCAGAGGCCATAATAGCGGTACTCTAG
- a CDS encoding DUF4007 family protein — protein sequence MKKQTTFTQDYKPQFSGHETFPLRYGWLEKAFEAVDASGLNNNKIFSDSTAIAHFGVGKNMVAAIRFWAQVAGILATDGKDVRTTKLGQQLLGPNGIDPYLENASSLWKIHWDVASNPKHTATYWLFNIFNEQNFDRDTVLRRLLEFIGQRGWKVPTEKTLTNDISVLLANYVPSVPKRGPSEEAFNSPLTELGLIRRRSNGKFGMNLGRKPSLSNGVFLYAVCDFWERTSSANTLSVQSMLLEPGSPGRVFALEEWELIDRLADVADMTDGLISWSETAGLKQLLRLGEFPPDFAENLWSSDISDLRGSHAA from the coding sequence ATGAAAAAGCAAACAACATTCACGCAGGATTACAAGCCGCAATTCTCGGGGCACGAAACCTTTCCCTTGCGTTATGGGTGGTTGGAAAAGGCTTTTGAAGCTGTTGATGCTAGCGGCCTGAATAACAACAAGATTTTTTCAGACAGCACGGCAATCGCGCATTTTGGCGTCGGCAAAAATATGGTAGCCGCAATCCGGTTTTGGGCACAGGTCGCAGGTATACTCGCAACCGATGGGAAGGATGTAAGGACGACCAAGTTAGGTCAGCAGTTACTTGGGCCCAATGGTATCGATCCATACCTTGAAAACGCTTCATCGCTCTGGAAAATCCACTGGGACGTTGCGTCTAATCCCAAGCACACAGCCACATACTGGTTGTTCAATATTTTCAATGAGCAAAACTTTGACCGCGATACGGTTCTGCGAAGGTTGCTAGAATTTATTGGTCAGCGTGGTTGGAAGGTGCCAACGGAGAAGACGTTAACAAACGATATAAGCGTCTTGTTGGCTAACTACGTCCCTAGCGTCCCAAAGCGTGGTCCAAGCGAAGAGGCATTCAATTCTCCGCTGACTGAGCTAGGTTTGATCCGGCGGCGCTCCAATGGAAAGTTCGGTATGAACTTGGGGCGGAAACCGAGCCTGTCTAACGGTGTTTTCCTCTATGCGGTGTGCGATTTTTGGGAACGAACGTCATCCGCAAACACGCTTAGCGTTCAGTCGATGCTACTAGAGCCCGGGTCTCCCGGAAGGGTGTTCGCACTTGAGGAGTGGGAGCTGATTGATAGGTTGGCCGATGTCGCTGACATGACCGACGGTTTGATTTCCTGGTCTGAGACGGCTGGATTGAAGCAGCTTCTTAGACTTGGGGAGTTTCCCCCGGATTTTGCAGAGAACCTCTGGTCCTCCGACATTTCCGACTTGAGAGGTTCACATGCCGCTTAA